CGCCGCGCTGGCCCGCGAGATCGCCGGAGTCGTTGACCGCGAAGCGAACTGGTCGACCACCCAACATCTGTGCGGGACGGCCCCGCTGGGGACGGTCCTCGATCCGCAGTGCCGGGTGCGCGGGGTCGACGGCTTGTGGGTGGTCGACGGGTCGATCATGCCGGTGCCGCCATCTCGGGGTCCGCACGCCACCATCGCGATGATCGGGCACCGCGCGGCGGAGTTCCTGGCCTCCTGAACCGCCCGGGCGCCGGGTGCCGCTAGCTAGCGCAGCGAGTACCGGATCGGCAGGTGCTTGAGGCCGCCGACGAAGGTGGTGGCCGAGTACTCCGGCACGCCCGCCAGTTCGATGGACTCCAACCGCGGCACCAGCTCGGTGAACAGGCTGTTCAGCTCCATCCGGGCCAGCGCGGCGCCCAGGCAGAAGTGCACGCCGTAACCGAAGGACAGGTGCTTGTTGGGGTCACGGGCGACATCGAACGTGAAGGGGTTCTCGAAGATGTCCTCGTCGCGGTTGGCCGAAACATAGGACAGCAGCACGGACTCGCCCTTGGGGATCGGCACGCCGCGTACCTCGGTGTCGCGGGTGGCGGTCCGCATGAACTCCTTGACCGGGGTGGACCAGCGGATCATTTCCTCGACCGCGGTGCCCATCAGGTCCGGATGCGCCTTGAGCCGGGCCAGCTGATCGGGGTGCTCGACCAGCGCGCACAGCCCACCGGAGATGGCGTCCTTGGTGGTGTCATGGCCGGCGCTGGCGACGATGACGTAATAGGACAGTGTGTCCATATCCGACATCAGCTCACCGTTGATCCGGCCGTTGGCGATCGCCGAGGCCAGGTCGTCGGTGGGGTTGGCGCGCCGTGACGCGGTCAGGGCCGAGAAGTAGGTGAAGAAGTCCAACAGCACGGCCATGATGTCTTCTGTGCCGCCCTCACCGCGTTGATGCTCGGCGTCCTCGCCGCCGAACATCTCCTGAGTCAGCTTGAGCATCCGCGGGAAATCCTCCTCGGGCAGGCCGAGCAGCGAGAGGATGACGTACAGCGGGAAGTTGATCGCGACCTCGGTGACGAAGTCGCACTCCGGACCGATCTCGGCCATCCGGTCGACATAGCGCTTGGCCAGTTCGTCGACGCGTACCTTGAGATCGCGCATGGCCTTGGGGCGGAACCAATCCACACCGATCTTGCGGATGTCGCGATGATGCGGATCATCCATGTGGATCAGCGTGCGCAGACCGACGCCGGCCTCCTGATCGGCCTTGACCCGGTCCTCGACCTCGGCCTGCAGCAGCAGCGGGCGCGGCTCGCTGAGCCAGAGTTCGTTGTCGCGCTCGATCGCCATGATGTCGGCGTGCTTGGTCAC
This region of Mycolicibacterium diernhoferi genomic DNA includes:
- a CDS encoding cytochrome P450, coding for MSTPTIHRHSSEHGRVLAEPVAYTDNDRLHSSLAWLRANQPVTWVDVPPYRPFWAVTKHADIMAIERDNELWLSEPRPLLLQAEVEDRVKADQEAGVGLRTLIHMDDPHHRDIRKIGVDWFRPKAMRDLKVRVDELAKRYVDRMAEIGPECDFVTEVAINFPLYVILSLLGLPEEDFPRMLKLTQEMFGGEDAEHQRGEGGTEDIMAVLLDFFTYFSALTASRRANPTDDLASAIANGRINGELMSDMDTLSYYVIVASAGHDTTKDAISGGLCALVEHPDQLARLKAHPDLMGTAVEEMIRWSTPVKEFMRTATRDTEVRGVPIPKGESVLLSYVSANRDEDIFENPFTFDVARDPNKHLSFGYGVHFCLGAALARMELNSLFTELVPRLESIELAGVPEYSATTFVGGLKHLPIRYSLR